From a region of the Plodia interpunctella isolate USDA-ARS_2022_Savannah chromosome 13, ilPloInte3.2, whole genome shotgun sequence genome:
- the LOC128674552 gene encoding uncharacterized protein LOC128674552 isoform X4, translating into MCSCSKFYDFWRNSCGAGMSLDEGRQSQRPYRYGMVLLCAGALINWLGLAEDYAEPVRYVGVACIVAGALLICAAMCCWLQSPARQPQHDRASPDTHQIDDPIHVISMPDDESMQQKPPDYDTVAGAPPTYDDAIKLNPARLLQPTSSARHDPAPPIPGQLDDAPPTIPPHTVIAPVHRTQVPKTPPPPYNPTHAIR; encoded by the exons GCATGTCGCTAGACGAAGGCAGACAGTCGCAGAGGCCGTACAGATATGGCATGGTGTTACTGTGCGCAGGCGCACTGATCAACTGGCTAGGCCTGGCGGAGGACTACGCGGAGCCGGTGCGCTATGTGGGTGTTGCCTGCATCGTCGCCGGTGCGCTACTCATCTGTGCCGCCATGTGCTGCTGGCTGCAGTCGCCCGCCAGGCAACCTCAGCATGACAGGGCATCGCCTGATACACATCAG ATCGACGACCCCATCCACGTAATATCAATGCCAGACGACGAGAGCATGCAACAAAAGCCGCCCGACTACGACACGGTGGCAGGCGCGCCTCCGACCTACGACGACGCCATCAAGCTGAACCCCGCGCGGCTGCTGCAGCCCACCAGCAGCGCGCGCCACGACCCCGCGCCGCCCATCCCCGGCCAGCTCGACGACGCTCCCCCCACCATCCCCCCGCACACCGTCATCGCCCCCGTCCACAGAACCCAAGTCCCCAAAACCCCACCCCCACCTTACAACCCTACACATGCCATCAGATGA
- the LOC128674552 gene encoding uncharacterized protein LOC128674552 isoform X3, whose amino-acid sequence MAHLMRSALVIGLGKDDDGMSLDEGRQSQRPYRYGMVLLCAGALINWLGLAEDYAEPVRYVGVACIVAGALLICAAMCCWLQSPARQPQHDRASPDTHQIDDPIHVISMPDDESMQQKPPDYDTVAGAPPTYDDAIKLNPARLLQPTSSARHDPAPPIPGQLDDAPPTIPPHTVIAPVHRTQVPKTPPPPYNPTHAIR is encoded by the exons GCATGTCGCTAGACGAAGGCAGACAGTCGCAGAGGCCGTACAGATATGGCATGGTGTTACTGTGCGCAGGCGCACTGATCAACTGGCTAGGCCTGGCGGAGGACTACGCGGAGCCGGTGCGCTATGTGGGTGTTGCCTGCATCGTCGCCGGTGCGCTACTCATCTGTGCCGCCATGTGCTGCTGGCTGCAGTCGCCCGCCAGGCAACCTCAGCATGACAGGGCATCGCCTGATACACATCAG ATCGACGACCCCATCCACGTAATATCAATGCCAGACGACGAGAGCATGCAACAAAAGCCGCCCGACTACGACACGGTGGCAGGCGCGCCTCCGACCTACGACGACGCCATCAAGCTGAACCCCGCGCGGCTGCTGCAGCCCACCAGCAGCGCGCGCCACGACCCCGCGCCGCCCATCCCCGGCCAGCTCGACGACGCTCCCCCCACCATCCCCCCGCACACCGTCATCGCCCCCGTCCACAGAACCCAAGTCCCCAAAACCCCACCCCCACCTTACAACCCTACACATGCCATCAGATGA
- the LOC128674552 gene encoding uncharacterized protein LOC128674552 isoform X5 → MAFSVYYWTLPGRTPLGCMSLDEGRQSQRPYRYGMVLLCAGALINWLGLAEDYAEPVRYVGVACIVAGALLICAAMCCWLQSPARQPQHDRASPDTHQIDDPIHVISMPDDESMQQKPPDYDTVAGAPPTYDDAIKLNPARLLQPTSSARHDPAPPIPGQLDDAPPTIPPHTVIAPVHRTQVPKTPPPPYNPTHAIR, encoded by the exons atggCTTTTTCTGTTTATTACTGGACACTTCCTGGAAGAACGCCGCTCGGTT GCATGTCGCTAGACGAAGGCAGACAGTCGCAGAGGCCGTACAGATATGGCATGGTGTTACTGTGCGCAGGCGCACTGATCAACTGGCTAGGCCTGGCGGAGGACTACGCGGAGCCGGTGCGCTATGTGGGTGTTGCCTGCATCGTCGCCGGTGCGCTACTCATCTGTGCCGCCATGTGCTGCTGGCTGCAGTCGCCCGCCAGGCAACCTCAGCATGACAGGGCATCGCCTGATACACATCAG ATCGACGACCCCATCCACGTAATATCAATGCCAGACGACGAGAGCATGCAACAAAAGCCGCCCGACTACGACACGGTGGCAGGCGCGCCTCCGACCTACGACGACGCCATCAAGCTGAACCCCGCGCGGCTGCTGCAGCCCACCAGCAGCGCGCGCCACGACCCCGCGCCGCCCATCCCCGGCCAGCTCGACGACGCTCCCCCCACCATCCCCCCGCACACCGTCATCGCCCCCGTCCACAGAACCCAAGTCCCCAAAACCCCACCCCCACCTTACAACCCTACACATGCCATCAGATGA